The proteins below come from a single Pyramidobacter porci genomic window:
- a CDS encoding efflux RND transporter permease subunit, translated as MKIVEGSMRRPVGVIIGTLALIVFGLYGLYQIGIERMPNVDIPVVMVRTTLEGASPAIVDNDVTDVLEARINTIEGIKNISSSSYEGRSFIIVEFVLERDIDNAAADVRGKASMVQSSLPDDAESPQIDKFNMDDRPVMFIAVENRGQTNKRDLSRFVDKVALERLQTVQGVGGAESGGFQERQIRVWVDPDKLESRNLTALEVKNAIQNKHVELPAGRVETGAQEYGIRLNGEYASVDELANLPIKNVNGAIIRLRDIARIEDGFEDVRNVAIYNGKDTILISIRKQRGANEVDLAAGVKKRLEELNAIAPPGVTLKVVQDNSVYILNSMHGVRDDIIMGILLTSLIMFLFLRTFRATVVTVITIPVCLLGSVIVLWGMGLTLNNMSAMGLSLAVGMVVDATTVVIENVQRHREMGKTALRAALDGTGEVGASVIAGAATTIAVFLPVALMPGMIGRFFSSFGTTVTVTIAISLLLSVTLTPFLCANLLGRMKKPARWQNWMEKPLIWLERGYGRVLKAAVRHRLVTLTIAVGAFSAGIFIAGKLGSEFFPNEDQGRFNISIEMAADASIESTLAFMKELSETVQQDPRVLYTYGNAGGGAGSAVYKGTLHVHLVDRKLRPSSGAIMREWREKLAAYKDVDIKLGNWGGSDLTLVIQGPTTEDLAKLGDEIKADLQREKRGLTDIVTDLQMNKPRINLELNRALADDLGVNVRTLSSELDAWFGGTTAGTFNDEGYRYDIRIRADEPGRNTPDKVLNTLVRTNGGELIRADGLVSPVMDMAPNVIKRYNRQRSIQIQANTEGISPGEGIRIMEEVFHRHAPQNGLFTMTPAGDSENMRESFGYILTGIVFAIVLVYMVMAVQFESFLHPLTVMFSLPLMTSGAFGFLYLMGLRLSVMSLMGIILLIGIVVNNAIMLVDFANKERAKGLDKVTAMLNAGPLRLRAILMTTVSTMISTLPIALGLSLGGEVRQPMSAAVIGGLFTSTLLTLLVIPVVYLLMDDFADYVKGTVRHARAVRRGREMKKAALSQTKGA; from the coding sequence ATGAAAATTGTCGAAGGTTCGATGCGCCGGCCTGTCGGCGTGATCATCGGCACGCTGGCGCTGATCGTCTTCGGACTGTACGGGCTGTATCAGATCGGCATCGAGCGGATGCCCAACGTCGATATCCCCGTCGTCATGGTGCGCACGACGCTCGAGGGCGCCAGTCCCGCCATCGTCGACAACGACGTGACCGACGTCCTGGAAGCGCGCATCAACACCATCGAAGGCATCAAAAACATCTCGTCGAGCAGCTACGAGGGCCGCTCTTTCATTATCGTCGAGTTCGTCCTCGAGCGCGACATCGACAACGCTGCCGCCGACGTCCGCGGCAAAGCGAGCATGGTGCAGAGCAGCCTTCCCGACGACGCCGAAAGCCCGCAGATCGACAAATTCAACATGGACGACCGCCCCGTCATGTTCATTGCCGTCGAAAATCGAGGACAGACCAACAAACGCGACCTTTCCCGATTCGTCGACAAAGTCGCCCTCGAACGTCTGCAAACGGTTCAGGGGGTCGGCGGCGCCGAAAGCGGCGGTTTTCAGGAACGGCAGATCCGCGTCTGGGTCGATCCGGACAAACTGGAATCGCGCAACCTCACGGCTCTCGAAGTGAAAAACGCGATCCAGAACAAGCATGTGGAGCTGCCCGCCGGTCGGGTCGAGACCGGCGCGCAGGAGTACGGAATCCGTCTTAACGGCGAATATGCCAGCGTCGATGAACTGGCCAATCTGCCGATCAAAAACGTCAACGGCGCCATCATTCGCCTTCGCGACATCGCCCGCATCGAAGACGGCTTTGAAGACGTCAGGAACGTCGCGATCTACAACGGCAAAGACACAATCCTGATTTCCATCCGCAAACAGCGCGGCGCCAACGAGGTCGATCTCGCCGCAGGCGTGAAAAAGCGCCTCGAAGAGCTGAACGCCATCGCGCCGCCGGGCGTGACGCTGAAAGTCGTTCAGGACAACTCCGTCTACATCCTCAACTCCATGCACGGCGTGCGCGACGACATCATCATGGGAATCCTGCTGACCTCCCTGATCATGTTCCTGTTCCTGCGCACCTTCAGGGCGACCGTGGTCACGGTCATCACGATCCCCGTCTGCCTTTTGGGAAGCGTCATCGTCCTTTGGGGCATGGGGCTGACGCTGAACAACATGAGCGCCATGGGATTGTCGCTGGCCGTCGGCATGGTCGTCGACGCGACCACCGTCGTGATCGAAAACGTGCAGCGCCACCGTGAGATGGGCAAGACGGCCCTGCGGGCGGCGCTCGACGGCACCGGCGAAGTAGGCGCTTCGGTCATTGCCGGCGCGGCGACGACGATCGCCGTGTTCCTGCCCGTCGCGCTGATGCCCGGCATGATCGGTCGTTTCTTCAGCTCCTTCGGCACCACGGTGACGGTGACAATCGCCATCTCGCTGCTCCTTTCGGTGACCCTGACGCCGTTTCTGTGCGCCAATCTGTTGGGGCGCATGAAAAAGCCGGCTCGCTGGCAGAACTGGATGGAGAAACCGCTGATCTGGCTCGAGCGCGGCTACGGGCGCGTCCTGAAAGCGGCAGTCCGCCATCGTCTCGTTACGCTGACAATCGCCGTCGGCGCTTTCAGCGCAGGCATTTTCATCGCCGGGAAGCTGGGCAGCGAATTTTTCCCCAACGAAGATCAGGGCCGCTTCAATATCAGCATCGAAATGGCGGCCGACGCTTCGATCGAGAGCACGCTCGCCTTCATGAAGGAGCTTTCCGAAACGGTCCAACAGGACCCGCGGGTTCTGTACACCTACGGCAACGCCGGCGGCGGCGCCGGTTCGGCCGTGTACAAAGGGACGCTGCATGTCCATCTCGTCGACCGCAAGCTCAGGCCCTCGTCCGGCGCGATCATGCGCGAATGGCGCGAAAAGCTCGCCGCTTACAAGGACGTGGACATCAAGCTCGGCAACTGGGGCGGCAGCGATCTGACGCTGGTCATCCAAGGGCCGACCACGGAAGATCTGGCCAAGCTCGGCGACGAGATCAAAGCCGATCTGCAGCGCGAAAAACGCGGTCTCACGGATATCGTCACCGACCTGCAGATGAACAAGCCGCGCATCAACCTTGAACTCAACCGCGCCCTGGCGGACGACCTCGGCGTCAACGTGAGGACGCTTTCGTCCGAGCTCGACGCCTGGTTCGGCGGCACGACTGCCGGCACGTTCAACGACGAAGGGTATCGCTACGACATCCGCATCCGCGCCGACGAACCCGGACGCAACACGCCGGACAAAGTTCTCAACACGCTCGTGCGCACGAACGGCGGCGAGCTGATCCGCGCCGACGGGCTGGTTTCGCCCGTCATGGACATGGCCCCGAACGTCATCAAGCGCTACAACCGGCAGCGTTCCATCCAGATCCAGGCTAATACCGAAGGGATCTCGCCCGGCGAAGGCATTCGGATCATGGAAGAGGTCTTCCATCGCCACGCCCCGCAGAACGGGCTCTTCACGATGACGCCGGCCGGAGATTCGGAAAACATGCGGGAGAGCTTCGGCTACATCCTCACGGGCATCGTTTTCGCCATCGTGCTGGTATACATGGTCATGGCCGTACAGTTCGAATCGTTCCTGCACCCCCTGACGGTGATGTTCTCCCTGCCGCTCATGACCAGCGGCGCGTTCGGCTTCCTCTACCTGATGGGACTGCGCTTAAGCGTCATGAGCCTGATGGGGATCATCCTCCTGATCGGCATCGTCGTCAACAACGCCATCATGCTCGTCGACTTTGCCAACAAGGAACGCGCCAAGGGGCTGGACAAAGTCACGGCGATGTTGAACGCCGGGCCGCTGCGCCTGCGGGCCATCCTGATGACGACGGTCTCGACGATGATCAGCACGCTGCCGATCGCCCTCGGCCTCAGCCTTGGCGGCGAAGTGCGCCAGCCCATGTCGGCGGCCGTGATCGGCGGCCTTTTCACTTCCACGCTTTTAACGCTGCTCGTCATCCCCGTCGTGTATCTGCTGATGGACGATTTCGCCGATTACGTCAAAGGCACAGTGCGCCACGCAAGGGCCGTGCGCCGCGGGCGCGAGATGAAAAAAGCGGCGCTTTCCCAGACGAAAGGAGCGTAA